One segment of Enterobacter ludwigii DNA contains the following:
- a CDS encoding GH36-type glycosyl hydrolase domain-containing protein — protein MKMIPRAWFNRSRILMNAAENITFSANDPAGESSPRSELFSTVQMERYGQKLARTHKVSPDKHPYYLLKRLGDNEAVITQNCYELNAGKKTSIMPAGEWLLDNYYLIEEQIRTVRQHLPKSFGKGLPSLVSPLNCPRIYHIASEAIAHGDGRWDAASLTSYLTAYQQVTPLTLGEVWALPGMLRLALIENLRRISMEVIKAQQDRNLADTWITRIVECAESAPGDLIMVVADMARSRPPLTSAFVAELVRRLQGHGNALSLPLTWVDQCLREQGITTDVLIHSFNQQLAASQLSVSNSIAGLRLLSETDWADFAETISVVEQTLRNDPAGIYPRMHFNTRDHYRHVVEVLARDSGLSEPEVAEKVLAFSEEKAPDTPEHHVGYYLAGEGRQALDIHLLADASRLLRLRHSFNRITLLSWIGSLTLLTTAATAAILHETAMQGTDWLLIAVILPLIIALTQLMSDLLSDATTRFRVPRPLPGMDFSAGIPADSATMLVIPCMLTSHESFSQLLTSLEVCWLGNENENLRFALLTDFADSENEPSPESHALLRQAIADTQALNRRYPSGRPRFYLLHRQPEWNPSEGAWMGYERKRGKLALLNSWLRHPGTQFVSVAEMPAHLLPGHIKYVITLDSDTVLPRDTAHKLVATMAHPLNTPEYDPVRQRVVKGFGILQPGLAEEIPRNGQGRYAALRSSVPGNNPYSMMSSDIYQDLFGEGSFVGKGIYDVDIFMQATTNICPENLVLSHDLLEGCYARSGLLSEVLLYEQYPNNYLSDVARRSRWIRGDWQLLNWLKPRVRKADGTRGRNPLTALSYWKLLDNLRRSLVAPSLLVLLFFTLLWVPNPVYWLGILLLIWLLPTILCISHDLLHKPLRRRVKPHLLLVGAGALKRLSGISLNFAILPHEAGYSLKAIAVTLWRLGINRRHLSQWVSHSQDSSQARPTVARFYQAMWLNVAGGVALTILTGQFAPQLLGIALPIGLVWCVAPLLMSWLSRQPVRKVFSPNQEQKQLLRQTSREIWAFFETFATAKENWLPPDNYQEIPQPTVAHRTSPTNIGLSLMANLTAWDFGYLPGGEVLRRVSLTLDTMDKMEHYRGHLYNWYDTRTLVPLSPRYISSVDSGNMAGHLLTLRAGLSAMRHQPVLSNQQILAGLNDTLDILEKQWGKNPPDSLRLLRKHCLNAVSLSPQALFSELKSMRTQCNHLTSACHQGSPLQMRWAGHLEHQLVQLCHEWSLLLGWLPASWNEQTLPTLSELARPTLTGTGMAPASVAEQARMRLNIITELEQRLDEHARMDFAFLYSEATSLLSVGYNCDTNMPDKSHYDLLPSEIRLTSFLAIATNQLPLKSWYALGRLFTTIDNETALMSWSGSMFEYLMPNLVMPTWPGSLLDEMSQSAVMRQIHWGKERGVPWGVSESGYHAFDVQHNYQYQAFGVPGLGLRRGLADDMVVAPYATLLALMVSPQRACENLFRLQKNGARGEYGFYEALDYTPSRLATGQLYAVVQSWMAHHQGMAFQALAHVLLDAPMTERFMSSTVFRSASLLLQERVPDAVDLYSPRRHFESHEGRVKPVRYEPRIFYSVDTPAPDIQLLSNGHYHLMLTAGGGGYSRWKDIALTRWRSDTTRDNWGAFCYIRDTQTGDVWSNTWQPTGYTSGQDEEVLFTDAGAEFRCSFGGLSVKTQVVISPEDDVELRRLTLIHRGRKPRSLELTTYAEVVLAPDASDLAHPAFSNLFIQTELAPERDAILCHRRPRSPDEPGPCLFHMMVVHGDNRHNVSFETDRARFIGRGRNPENAQAIETGGMLSNTSGSVLDPILAIRNAIILQPGQPVTIDIIYGISETRQQSLALLEKYRDYPIADRVFELAWSHSLVVLRQMNASEDDATLFNCLASAVLYPVQELRAEGQAIGRNRRGQSGLWGWAISGDLPIVLLSITSEESITSVTTLIQAHRYWRQKGLNVDLVILNNSPGGYQQGLQNQIMELIYAGSEASLLDKKGGLFVRNGEHLSAEDKLLLMSVACLYLDDRAGGIIEQLNQRIHTLKSPARAFIPRAVRERNQHTDWSPDTSQLCHFNGYGGFSQDGREYQIVLRENALTPAPWSNILANSRFGSVISEAGQAYTWYENAHEYRLTPWENDPVSDRSGEAFYLRDEESGECWSPTALPVRGHGDYLTRHGFGYSVFAHRESGIDSELTVLVAEEDPVKLVLLTLSNSSGRTRQLSVTGYVEWTLGETRTRSAPHIVTHVARTPAGCGVLANNFYGDNGGGRTAFFAVSGNDCSLTGDRREFIGRNGSLHAPSAMKLQKLSGKTGAGLDPCGAVQSAVTLIDGDQRTFIFILGAEENDVCAQETLARYMNEDTVRQELNRIHNHWHNVLDKIVVNTPDTSVNLLVNGWLLYQTVACRLMARSGYYQSGGAFGFRDQLQDTLALSHAAPNRMREQIILCASRQFIEGDVQHWWHPPHGNGVRTRCSDDYLWLPLAVCHYVETTGDMDALEIRIPYLEGRSLQPGEESVYDTPVISGTEETLWLHCVKAIHYGLRFGEHGLPLMGAGDWNDGMNRVGIEGKGESVWLGFFLYDILQRFAALAERRLDESVAAMCRSQALRLQSNLEAHAWDGEWYRRGYFDDGTPLGSKTSQDCRIDAIAQSWSVLSGAASPGRCAKAMQALDKHLVDNEGGLIKLLTPPFDGHGPNPGYIQGYLPGVRENGGQYTHGAIWAVMAFARMGNAERAWQLWSMLSPINHTLNADSVGIYKAEPYVMSADVYSVAPHIGRAGWSWYTGSAGWAWRLLTEELLGIKRSGTDFSVHARLPDEWSSFSMAYQYGESHYQISVSRGDAEYCVTLDGVLLPDDRIPLKDDGQNHTVEIIQN, from the coding sequence ATGAAAATGATCCCCAGAGCGTGGTTTAACCGCTCCCGTATACTGATGAATGCTGCCGAAAACATAACGTTTTCGGCGAACGATCCTGCCGGTGAAAGCTCGCCGCGGTCAGAACTCTTTTCGACCGTCCAGATGGAACGCTACGGCCAGAAGCTGGCGCGGACTCATAAAGTATCACCGGATAAGCATCCTTATTATCTTCTGAAACGGCTTGGCGACAATGAGGCCGTCATTACCCAAAACTGCTATGAGCTTAACGCGGGTAAAAAGACTAGTATCATGCCCGCTGGTGAATGGCTGCTGGACAATTATTATCTGATTGAGGAACAAATCCGCACTGTCCGCCAGCATCTGCCGAAAAGCTTTGGCAAAGGTCTTCCGTCGCTGGTATCGCCGCTGAATTGCCCACGAATTTATCATATTGCATCAGAGGCTATTGCTCACGGCGATGGCCGCTGGGATGCCGCCAGCCTGACCAGCTATCTCACTGCCTATCAACAGGTGACGCCGCTGACGCTGGGTGAAGTCTGGGCGTTACCGGGAATGCTGCGCCTGGCGCTGATTGAAAATCTTCGTCGTATCAGTATGGAAGTGATAAAAGCGCAGCAAGACAGAAACCTTGCCGATACGTGGATAACAAGGATTGTCGAATGCGCAGAGAGTGCGCCTGGTGATTTAATCATGGTGGTTGCCGATATGGCGCGCTCCCGGCCTCCGTTAACCAGTGCGTTTGTCGCAGAGCTGGTGCGGCGCCTGCAGGGGCATGGCAACGCGCTGTCGTTACCTCTGACCTGGGTTGATCAGTGCCTTCGGGAACAGGGGATCACCACTGACGTTCTCATACATAGTTTCAATCAGCAGCTTGCCGCCAGCCAGCTGTCCGTAAGTAACAGCATTGCGGGCCTGCGATTATTGAGTGAAACGGACTGGGCTGATTTCGCCGAAACGATAAGCGTTGTCGAACAGACATTACGCAATGATCCTGCCGGCATCTATCCCCGGATGCACTTCAATACCCGGGATCATTACCGGCACGTAGTGGAGGTTCTGGCCAGAGACAGCGGTCTCAGCGAGCCTGAGGTTGCAGAGAAAGTGCTGGCGTTTTCAGAGGAAAAAGCGCCCGATACACCGGAACATCATGTTGGTTATTATCTTGCGGGCGAAGGTCGACAGGCGCTGGATATTCATCTCCTGGCAGACGCCTCAAGGCTCCTACGCTTGCGGCACAGTTTCAACAGAATAACCCTGCTGTCATGGATTGGAAGCCTGACGCTGCTGACAACCGCAGCGACCGCAGCAATATTGCACGAAACCGCCATGCAGGGCACAGACTGGCTGTTGATCGCGGTGATATTGCCTCTGATTATCGCTTTGACTCAGTTAATGAGCGATTTACTCAGTGATGCAACCACCCGTTTTCGCGTTCCTCGACCCTTGCCGGGGATGGATTTTTCAGCCGGGATTCCCGCTGACAGTGCCACCATGTTAGTCATTCCCTGCATGTTGACCAGCCACGAAAGTTTCAGCCAGCTCCTCACCAGTCTTGAAGTCTGCTGGTTAGGGAATGAAAACGAAAATCTCAGGTTCGCGCTGCTCACTGATTTTGCTGATTCTGAAAATGAACCCTCGCCGGAAAGTCACGCGCTGCTCAGACAGGCTATCGCCGATACGCAGGCGCTTAATCGCCGCTACCCCTCCGGCCGACCACGTTTTTATCTGTTACATCGCCAGCCTGAATGGAACCCCTCGGAAGGAGCGTGGATGGGCTATGAACGCAAGCGGGGAAAACTGGCGTTACTGAACAGCTGGTTGCGCCATCCCGGAACGCAATTCGTCAGCGTTGCAGAGATGCCTGCCCACCTTTTACCGGGTCACATAAAATACGTCATTACCCTGGACAGCGATACGGTGCTCCCGCGCGATACGGCACACAAACTCGTCGCGACGATGGCGCATCCGCTGAATACGCCTGAGTATGATCCGGTACGCCAGAGGGTTGTCAAAGGATTCGGTATTTTACAGCCCGGTCTTGCGGAGGAGATACCACGCAACGGTCAGGGGCGTTACGCAGCCCTGCGCAGCAGCGTACCGGGCAATAACCCTTATTCGATGATGTCTTCGGATATCTATCAGGATCTCTTTGGGGAAGGCTCGTTTGTGGGCAAAGGGATTTACGATGTTGATATTTTTATGCAGGCCACTACCAACATCTGCCCAGAAAATCTGGTACTCAGCCACGATCTGCTTGAAGGATGCTATGCACGTTCGGGTCTGCTGAGCGAGGTATTACTGTACGAACAGTATCCTAATAATTATCTGTCGGATGTTGCACGACGTTCACGCTGGATCCGGGGTGACTGGCAACTACTTAACTGGCTGAAACCACGCGTCAGAAAAGCCGATGGAACCCGGGGCAGGAATCCGCTGACCGCGCTTTCTTACTGGAAATTACTCGATAATCTACGTCGCAGTCTGGTCGCCCCCTCCTTACTGGTATTGCTGTTCTTCACTCTGCTTTGGGTACCCAATCCGGTTTACTGGCTGGGCATACTGTTGCTGATATGGCTGTTGCCAACCATCCTCTGCATTAGCCACGACCTTCTGCATAAACCTCTGCGTCGCCGCGTGAAGCCGCATCTGTTACTGGTGGGGGCGGGCGCGCTAAAGCGTCTGTCAGGTATCAGCCTTAATTTTGCGATACTGCCGCACGAAGCCGGATATTCGCTGAAAGCGATCGCCGTGACGCTATGGCGACTGGGGATAAACAGGCGTCACCTCAGCCAGTGGGTCAGCCACAGCCAGGACAGCAGTCAGGCCAGACCCACTGTTGCACGTTTTTATCAGGCGATGTGGCTGAACGTTGCCGGTGGCGTGGCGCTGACAATACTGACCGGACAATTTGCCCCACAGCTGCTGGGGATTGCGTTACCGATCGGTTTGGTATGGTGTGTGGCACCACTGCTGATGAGCTGGCTGAGTCGCCAGCCCGTGCGTAAGGTTTTTTCGCCTAACCAGGAACAAAAACAGCTGTTACGCCAGACAAGCCGTGAAATCTGGGCTTTTTTTGAAACATTTGCCACAGCAAAAGAGAACTGGCTTCCGCCTGATAATTATCAGGAAATACCACAACCGACGGTGGCACACCGAACTTCTCCTACCAATATTGGTCTTTCACTTATGGCTAACCTGACGGCATGGGACTTTGGCTACCTGCCTGGCGGAGAGGTGCTCCGGCGCGTGTCGCTCACGCTCGACACGATGGATAAAATGGAGCACTACCGGGGCCATCTCTACAACTGGTATGACACCCGTACGCTGGTCCCCCTAAGTCCACGCTATATCTCCAGCGTCGACAGCGGCAATATGGCCGGGCATTTATTGACCCTGCGTGCAGGTCTGTCCGCCATGCGTCATCAGCCTGTTTTAAGCAACCAACAGATACTGGCAGGACTGAACGATACGCTGGATATTCTGGAAAAACAGTGGGGTAAGAACCCACCTGACAGCCTGAGACTGCTGCGCAAGCATTGCCTGAACGCGGTGTCGCTCTCTCCGCAGGCGCTTTTCAGCGAACTGAAAAGCATGCGCACCCAGTGCAACCATCTGACCAGCGCATGTCATCAGGGATCTCCTCTTCAGATGCGCTGGGCTGGACATCTGGAGCATCAACTGGTTCAGCTTTGCCATGAGTGGTCTCTGTTGCTTGGCTGGTTGCCTGCATCCTGGAATGAACAGACGCTGCCGACGCTGAGCGAGCTTGCCCGTCCGACATTAACCGGTACAGGAATGGCTCCGGCGTCAGTGGCGGAGCAGGCCCGAATGCGACTCAATATTATCACCGAGCTGGAACAGCGGCTGGATGAGCATGCCCGGATGGATTTCGCCTTTCTGTACAGTGAAGCAACCAGTCTGCTCAGCGTCGGTTATAACTGTGACACCAATATGCCTGACAAGAGCCACTACGATCTCCTGCCGTCTGAAATCCGCCTGACCAGTTTTCTTGCCATTGCGACTAATCAGCTGCCTCTTAAAAGCTGGTACGCGCTGGGTCGATTGTTTACCACGATTGATAATGAAACTGCCCTGATGTCATGGAGCGGATCCATGTTTGAATATCTGATGCCGAATCTAGTGATGCCCACCTGGCCCGGCAGCTTGCTCGATGAAATGAGTCAGTCGGCGGTTATGCGCCAGATTCACTGGGGGAAAGAACGCGGGGTACCATGGGGTGTTTCAGAGTCTGGCTATCATGCTTTTGATGTTCAGCATAATTATCAGTATCAGGCATTTGGCGTACCGGGGCTCGGTCTGCGCAGGGGACTTGCCGATGACATGGTTGTTGCTCCTTACGCCACGCTGCTGGCCCTGATGGTTTCCCCACAGAGAGCCTGTGAGAACCTGTTCAGGCTGCAAAAAAATGGTGCACGCGGAGAATACGGTTTTTATGAAGCGCTGGACTATACCCCCTCACGTCTTGCAACCGGTCAGCTCTATGCGGTGGTACAGTCCTGGATGGCGCATCACCAGGGTATGGCATTTCAGGCGCTGGCTCATGTGCTGCTTGACGCCCCCATGACTGAACGCTTTATGTCCAGCACGGTATTCCGGTCAGCGAGTCTGCTGTTACAGGAGCGCGTGCCGGATGCGGTCGATCTGTACAGTCCGCGCCGTCATTTTGAATCTCATGAGGGCAGGGTCAAACCCGTCCGCTATGAACCCCGTATTTTCTATAGCGTGGATACTCCCGCCCCGGATATTCAACTGCTGTCCAACGGCCATTATCATCTGATGTTGACTGCGGGGGGCGGTGGTTACAGTCGCTGGAAGGATATTGCACTAACGCGCTGGCGCAGTGATACCACCCGTGATAACTGGGGAGCATTCTGCTACATCCGCGATACCCAGACGGGAGATGTGTGGAGCAATACCTGGCAACCGACAGGCTACACCAGCGGACAAGACGAGGAAGTGTTGTTCACCGATGCGGGGGCAGAATTCAGATGCAGCTTCGGGGGACTCAGCGTCAAAACTCAGGTGGTGATCTCTCCGGAGGATGATGTTGAATTGCGACGGCTCACACTGATTCATCGTGGTCGCAAGCCTCGCTCTCTGGAGCTGACAACCTATGCTGAAGTGGTACTGGCACCTGATGCCAGCGATCTGGCACACCCGGCATTCAGCAATTTGTTTATTCAGACTGAGCTGGCTCCTGAGCGTGACGCTATTCTTTGCCACCGGCGCCCGCGCTCACCGGATGAACCGGGCCCTTGCCTGTTTCACATGATGGTGGTGCATGGCGATAACCGACATAACGTGTCGTTTGAAACGGACAGGGCAAGGTTTATTGGACGTGGCAGAAACCCTGAGAATGCCCAGGCAATAGAGACGGGAGGGATGCTAAGCAACACGTCGGGCTCGGTGCTGGATCCGATACTGGCAATTCGCAACGCCATCATTCTGCAGCCGGGGCAGCCGGTTACGATTGATATCATTTATGGCATCAGCGAGACCCGTCAGCAGAGCCTGGCGTTGCTGGAGAAATATCGCGATTACCCTATCGCCGATCGCGTCTTTGAACTGGCCTGGTCTCACAGTCTGGTGGTATTGCGCCAGATGAACGCCAGTGAAGATGATGCCACGTTGTTCAATTGTCTCGCCAGCGCTGTGCTTTACCCTGTCCAGGAGCTGCGCGCCGAAGGACAGGCGATCGGCCGCAACCGGCGTGGCCAGTCCGGACTGTGGGGCTGGGCAATTTCAGGGGATCTGCCGATAGTGCTGCTGAGTATAACCAGCGAGGAAAGTATCACCTCAGTGACCACACTGATTCAGGCACATCGTTACTGGAGACAGAAAGGGTTGAATGTTGATTTGGTTATCCTGAATAACAGCCCCGGCGGCTACCAGCAGGGATTACAAAATCAGATTATGGAGTTAATTTATGCCGGGTCTGAAGCCAGTCTGCTGGATAAAAAGGGCGGGCTTTTTGTCCGCAACGGTGAGCATCTCTCCGCTGAGGATAAGTTGCTTTTGATGAGCGTGGCCTGTCTTTATCTTGATGACCGCGCAGGGGGTATTATTGAGCAGCTTAACCAGCGTATTCATACCCTGAAATCGCCGGCAAGGGCATTCATTCCGCGTGCTGTGCGCGAGCGTAATCAACATACGGACTGGAGCCCTGATACCAGTCAGTTATGCCATTTCAATGGGTACGGTGGATTTTCTCAGGATGGGCGGGAGTATCAGATCGTCCTTCGGGAAAATGCGCTTACACCGGCTCCCTGGTCGAACATACTGGCAAATTCCCGTTTTGGCAGCGTGATCTCAGAGGCAGGGCAGGCCTATACCTGGTATGAGAATGCCCATGAATACCGGTTGACGCCGTGGGAGAACGATCCGGTGAGCGATCGCAGCGGCGAGGCATTTTACCTGCGCGATGAAGAGAGCGGGGAGTGCTGGTCGCCGACGGCTTTACCTGTTCGCGGACACGGTGATTACCTGACCCGCCATGGTTTTGGCTACAGCGTTTTTGCCCATCGTGAGAGTGGTATAGACAGCGAGTTGACGGTCCTGGTTGCTGAAGAAGATCCGGTTAAACTGGTGCTCCTGACGCTCAGTAACTCTTCGGGACGGACACGTCAACTTTCCGTCACAGGCTATGTAGAGTGGACGCTCGGAGAAACACGAACGCGCTCAGCCCCTCACATTGTGACACATGTGGCCAGAACGCCCGCCGGCTGCGGGGTGCTTGCGAATAACTTTTATGGTGATAATGGTGGCGGCCGAACTGCATTTTTTGCCGTCAGCGGTAATGACTGTTCTCTGACAGGGGACCGCCGGGAGTTTATTGGCCGTAATGGTTCCCTTCACGCCCCTTCGGCCATGAAACTGCAAAAGCTTTCTGGTAAGACGGGGGCCGGTCTGGATCCCTGCGGAGCGGTGCAATCGGCGGTTACATTAATTGACGGGGACCAGAGGACGTTTATTTTTATCCTCGGCGCAGAGGAGAATGATGTTTGTGCTCAGGAGACGCTGGCCCGCTACATGAACGAGGATACGGTCCGCCAGGAGCTGAACCGGATTCATAATCACTGGCACAATGTGCTCGATAAAATCGTAGTTAACACCCCCGACACGTCCGTAAATTTACTGGTTAATGGCTGGCTGTTGTATCAGACGGTCGCCTGCCGTCTTATGGCCCGGAGTGGCTACTATCAGTCTGGCGGTGCATTTGGTTTTCGCGATCAGCTGCAGGATACGCTGGCTCTGAGCCACGCTGCTCCGAACCGGATGCGTGAACAGATAATACTCTGTGCATCACGGCAGTTTATCGAGGGAGATGTGCAGCACTGGTGGCACCCGCCACACGGCAACGGTGTGCGTACCCGCTGTTCCGATGACTATCTTTGGCTGCCGCTTGCTGTTTGCCACTATGTTGAAACGACGGGGGATATGGATGCACTGGAAATACGCATTCCTTATCTGGAGGGACGCTCGCTTCAGCCTGGTGAAGAGTCTGTCTATGACACGCCGGTCATCAGCGGCACCGAAGAGACACTCTGGTTACACTGCGTCAAAGCTATTCACTATGGACTTCGCTTCGGGGAGCATGGCCTGCCGCTGATGGGGGCTGGTGACTGGAATGACGGGATGAACCGGGTGGGTATCGAAGGCAAAGGTGAAAGCGTCTGGCTGGGCTTCTTCCTGTACGACATTTTGCAGCGGTTTGCAGCGCTGGCGGAGCGCAGGCTGGATGAAAGCGTCGCCGCGATGTGCCGTTCACAGGCTCTGCGCCTGCAAAGTAATCTCGAAGCCCACGCCTGGGATGGGGAATGGTACCGCCGCGGGTATTTTGACGATGGTACTCCCCTGGGATCGAAAACCTCACAGGACTGCCGGATTGATGCGATTGCGCAGAGCTGGTCTGTATTGTCCGGCGCCGCGAGCCCGGGACGGTGCGCAAAGGCCATGCAGGCGCTGGATAAGCACCTTGTGGATAACGAAGGAGGGCTGATCAAACTGTTAACGCCTCCTTTCGACGGACACGGTCCAAATCCGGGCTACATACAGGGGTACCTGCCCGGCGTGCGGGAAAACGGAGGGCAGTATACGCATGGCGCCATCTGGGCAGTGATGGCCTTTGCCCGAATGGGGAATGCCGAACGCGCCTGGCAACTCTGGTCAATGCTCAGCCCTATAAATCATACCCTGAATGCGGACTCTGTCGGGATTTATAAAGCTGAGCCTTATGTCATGAGTGCTGATGTCTACAGCGTCGCTCCCCATATCGGACGTGCAGGGTGGAGCTGGTATACCGGTTCCGCAGGCTGGGCCTGGCGTTTACTTACCGAGGAATTACTGGGGATAAAACGTTCCGGCACTGACTTTAGTGTTCATGCCAGGTTACCGGATGAGTGGTCGTCTTTTTCTATGGCATATCAATATGGTGAAAGCCATTATCAGATTAGTGTTTCACGCGGCGATGCAGAATATTGCGTGACGCTGGATGGTGTTCTCCTCCCTGATGACAGAATACCGCTGAAGGATGATGGACAAAACCACACGGTTGAGATCATTCAGAACTGA
- a CDS encoding YnfU family zinc-binding protein — protein MVMSVINYAMKFFSSASTATAACPVCGLKSVQPLSKIRLNQTMLCPGCKALFISRR, from the coding sequence ATGGTTATGTCTGTTATCAATTACGCAATGAAATTCTTCAGCAGTGCGTCTACTGCCACAGCTGCCTGTCCTGTTTGTGGCTTAAAATCAGTACAACCGTTGTCAAAAATCCGGCTCAACCAGACCATGCTTTGCCCCGGATGTAAGGCTCTGTTTATCTCCCGACGCTAG
- the cspF gene encoding cold shock-like protein CspF, whose translation MSHKMTGIVKSFDILSGKGLIIPSDGRKDVLLHISSVNSRESELLIRGRRIEFCRINGLRGPVAANIYLS comes from the coding sequence TTGTCCCATAAAATGACAGGAATTGTCAAAAGCTTTGACATTCTTAGTGGTAAAGGCCTCATCATCCCATCTGATGGAAGAAAAGACGTTCTGCTTCACATTTCATCCGTTAACTCCCGCGAATCAGAATTACTCATCCGTGGAAGGCGCATAGAATTTTGCCGGATAAACGGTCTCAGGGGGCCTGTGGCTGCGAACATTTATCTTTCCTGA
- a CDS encoding cold shock domain-containing protein, whose translation MTYRITGLVKWFNEDKGFGFISPLDGSKDIVVHFPKLNVDNFKTLFEGQKVEFAIQIGDKGPAAANVILCDK comes from the coding sequence ATGACCTATAGAATTACAGGCCTGGTAAAATGGTTTAACGAAGACAAAGGTTTTGGCTTCATCTCTCCTCTTGATGGCAGCAAAGATATCGTTGTCCATTTTCCTAAGCTTAATGTCGACAACTTTAAAACTTTATTTGAAGGACAGAAAGTTGAATTCGCCATTCAGATCGGAGACAAAGGTCCTGCTGCTGCAAACGTAATACTTTGCGATAAATAA